One segment of Carya illinoinensis cultivar Pawnee chromosome 13, C.illinoinensisPawnee_v1, whole genome shotgun sequence DNA contains the following:
- the LOC122291909 gene encoding probable LRR receptor-like serine/threonine-protein kinase At1g06840 isoform X1 produces the protein MYQSTAWTYGIFLTSWLCWSSLLTGAQNSITHPEEVKALKEIKRSLIDPNNNLRNWNRGDPCTSNWTGIVCSNGTSNDGYRHVLKLQLMKLKLLGNLSSKLGRLSNLTILNFMWNNISGSIPIEIGNLESLELLLLSGNQLTGPLPKELGYLPNLNILQIDENNISGPIPVSFANLNKTGHFHLNNNSISGQIPPELYKLPSLVHLLLDSNNLSGYLPPELSKMPQLQILQLDNNNFNGTTIPASYGDMSQLLKLSLRNCNLQGEMPDMSRVPKLLYLDLSSNKLNGPIPPDRLSENITTIGLSNNHLTGEIPINFSGLPRLQRLLIANNSLSGSIPSSIWQNRTLNKMENLTVELQNNELSNITGSTDLPPNVTVWLQGNPLCSNANLVQFCGSKSEGESKSQSPTNNTLLCSCPPSYEDSPISDGCACAAPLLVGYRLKSPGFSDFLPYRFEFEDSLTSGLELVRHQLYIDSFEWEEGPRLKMYLKLFPVDNHFNHSEVQRLVTLFESWKIPAQPPIFGPYELLNLILLDVYKDAIPTPQRSSLSKGALAGIVLGAIAGAVTLSTVVFLLILRRHVRKTSAISRKRRASKASMKIDGVKSFTYGELATATNNFNSSTVTGQGGYGKVYKGILVDGSVVAIKRAQEGSLQGEKEFLTEIELLSRLHHRNLVSLVGYCDEECEQMLVYEFMSNGTLRDNLSAKAKHPLNFAMRLRIALGSAKGILYLHTDANPPIFHRDIKASNILLDSKYTAKVADFGLSRLAPVADVEGTVPTYVSTVVRGTPGYLDPEYFLTHKLTDKSDVYSLGVVFLELLTGMQPISHGKNIVREVNVAYQSSMIFSIIDGRMGSYPFESVVKFFTLALKCCQEETDARPSMAEVVRELESICSRMPEADAITADHMFTNVAKVVTPPPSSSSSSRVKYPYVSSDVSGSNLVSEVMPVIKPR, from the exons ATGTATCAATCAACAGCCTGGACttatggaatatttttaacTTCATGGTTGTGTTGGTCTTCACTTCTCACCGGAGCACAGAATTCCATCACTCATCCGGAGGAAG TGAAGGCATTGAAGGAAATCAAGAGAAGCTTGATAGATCCAAATAACAATCTGAGAAATTGGAATCGAGGAGATCCATGCACGTCAAATTGGACAGGGATTGTGTGCTCCAATGGGACTTCAAATGATGGATATCGACATGTTCTGAAATT GCAACTTATGAAATTGAAATTGTTAGGAAATTTATCGTCAAAGCTTGGCCGCTTATCAAACCTGACAATATT GAACTTTATGTGGAACAACATAAGTGGGAGTATACCCATTGAGATAGGCAATCTTGAGTCTTTGGAACTCTT GCTTCTGAGTGGAAACCAATTAACGGGTCCATTACCTAAAGAGCTTGGTTATCTTCCAAACTTGAACATATTACAAATTGACGAGAACAACATATCAGGACCAATACCCGTCTCATTTGCAAATTTGAACAAAACAGGGCATTT TCACCTGAACAACAATTCAATTAGTGGGCAAATCCCGCCAGAGCTATACAAATTGCCAAGTCTTGTTCACTT GCTTCTTGATAGTAACAATTTATCAGGGTATCTACCACCAGAGCTTTCCAAAATGCCACAATTACAAATACT TCAACTTGATAACAACAACTTCAATGGGACTACAATTCCAGCTTCTTACGGCGATATGTCTCAGTTATTAAAGTT GAGCCTTAGGAACTGCAACTTGCAAGGAGAAATGCCTGATATGAGCAGAGTACCAAAACTTCTTTATCT AGACCTCAGTTCAAACAAGCTAAATGGACCCATTCCTCCAGATAGGCTTTCTGAGAATATTACAACTAT TGGTTTATCAAACAACCATCTTACTGGAGAAATCCCCATCAACTTTTCGGGCCTTCCTCGTCTCCAGAGGCT GTTAATTGCAAACAATTCATTAAGTGGCTCTATTCCATCCAGCATTTGGCAAAATAGGACTTTGAACAAAATGGAAAACCTTACCGT GGAGTTGCAGAACAATGAGCTTTCAAATATTACAGGCAGTACTGATCTACCTCCAAATGTCACTGTCTG GCTTCAAGGGAATCCCTTATGCTCGAATGCAAACCTAGTCCAGTTTTGTGGATCTAAAAGTGAGGGTGAAAGTAAAAGTCAGAGTCCAACAAATAACACTTTGCTTTGCTCTTGTCCACCCTCTTATGAAGATTCCCCCATATCTGATGGTTGTGCCTGTGCTGCCCCTCTCCTTGTTGGATATCGGTTAAAAAGTCCTGGATTCTCAGATTTCCTTCCGTACAGATTTGAGTTTGAGGACTCCTTGACATCTGGTCTAGAATTAGTCCGTCATCAACTGTACATCGATTCATTTGAATGGGAAGAAGGACCACGACTGAAAATGTACTTGAAGCTTTTTCCAGTAGATAATCATTTCAATCACAGTGAGGTCCAGCGACTCGTGACCTTGTTTGAATCATGGAAAATACCTGCTCAACCACCCATCTTTGGACCTTATGAACTTCTGAACCTCATTCTGCTGGACGTTTACAAAGATG CAATTCCCACCCCTCAAAGATCTTCTTTAAGCAAAGGCGCATTGGCTGGCATAGTATTGGGGGCCATTGCAGGTGCAGTAACATTGTCCACAGTTGTTTTTCTTCTGATACTTAGAAGGCATGTGAGGAAAACCAGTGCAATTTCAAGAAAACGTCGTG CATCTAAGGCCTCCATGAAAATTGATGGTGTGAAGTCTTTCACTTATGGAGAATTGGCTACGGCTACAAACAATTTTAACAGCTCCACTGTGACTGGCCAAGGAGGGTATGGAAAAGTTTATAAAGGAATTCTGGTTGATGGTTCAGTAGTGGCCATAAAACGTGCACAAGAGGGATCCTTGCAGGGTGAGAAGGAGTTCTTGACAGAGATAGAATTGTTGTCACGGTTACATCATCGAAACCTTGTGTCTTTAGTTGGATATTGTGACGAAGAATGCGAACAG ATGTTGGTCTATGAGTTTATGTCAAATGGTACTCTACGGGATAACCTTTCTG CCAAGGCTAAACATCCTCTGAATTTTGCTATGAGATTGAGAATTGCCCTGGGTTCAGCTAAGGGCATCCTCTACCTGCATACAGATGCTAATCCTCCGATATTTCACCGAGATATAAAGGCTAGCAATATTTTATTGGACTCTAAGTACACAGCAAAAGTTGCTGATTTTGGACTTTCACGACTTGCCCCAGTTGCAGATGTTGAAGGGACCGTTCCTACTTATGTATCCACAGTTGTGAGGGGAACACCA GGCTACCTAGATCCAGAGTACTTCTTAACTCATAAGCTGACAGACAAAAGTGATGTTTATAGTCTTGGTGTTGTTTTTCTAGAACTCCTGACTGGGATGCAGCCAATCTCACATGGCAAAAACATTGTTAGAGAG GTTAATGTTGCATATCAATCTAGTATGATCTTTTCGATCATTGATGGGCGGATGGGGTCTTATCCTTTTGAAAGTGTAGTGAAGTTTTTTACCTTGGCCCTCAAGTGTTGCCAAGAAGAGACAGATGCACGACCTTCAATGGCCGAGGTGGTTCGAGAACTTGAAAGCATATGCAGTAGGATGCCGGAGGCTGATGCCATAACAGCAGATCACATGTTCACAAATGTGGCAAAAGTTGTGACTCCACCACCATCGTCGTCATCATCCTCTAGAGTGAAGTATCCTTATGTGTCATCAGATGTATCTGGAAGCAACCTTGTTAGTGAAGTCATGCCAGTCATCAAGCctaggtag
- the LOC122291909 gene encoding probable LRR receptor-like serine/threonine-protein kinase At1g06840 isoform X2 — MYQSTAWTYGIFLTSWLCWSSLLTGAQNSITHPEEVKALKEIKRSLIDPNNNLRNWNRGDPCTSNWTGIVCSNGTSNDGYRHVLKLQLMKLKLLGNLSSKLGRLSNLTILLLSGNQLTGPLPKELGYLPNLNILQIDENNISGPIPVSFANLNKTGHFHLNNNSISGQIPPELYKLPSLVHLLLDSNNLSGYLPPELSKMPQLQILQLDNNNFNGTTIPASYGDMSQLLKLSLRNCNLQGEMPDMSRVPKLLYLDLSSNKLNGPIPPDRLSENITTIGLSNNHLTGEIPINFSGLPRLQRLLIANNSLSGSIPSSIWQNRTLNKMENLTVELQNNELSNITGSTDLPPNVTVWLQGNPLCSNANLVQFCGSKSEGESKSQSPTNNTLLCSCPPSYEDSPISDGCACAAPLLVGYRLKSPGFSDFLPYRFEFEDSLTSGLELVRHQLYIDSFEWEEGPRLKMYLKLFPVDNHFNHSEVQRLVTLFESWKIPAQPPIFGPYELLNLILLDVYKDAIPTPQRSSLSKGALAGIVLGAIAGAVTLSTVVFLLILRRHVRKTSAISRKRRASKASMKIDGVKSFTYGELATATNNFNSSTVTGQGGYGKVYKGILVDGSVVAIKRAQEGSLQGEKEFLTEIELLSRLHHRNLVSLVGYCDEECEQMLVYEFMSNGTLRDNLSAKAKHPLNFAMRLRIALGSAKGILYLHTDANPPIFHRDIKASNILLDSKYTAKVADFGLSRLAPVADVEGTVPTYVSTVVRGTPGYLDPEYFLTHKLTDKSDVYSLGVVFLELLTGMQPISHGKNIVREVNVAYQSSMIFSIIDGRMGSYPFESVVKFFTLALKCCQEETDARPSMAEVVRELESICSRMPEADAITADHMFTNVAKVVTPPPSSSSSSRVKYPYVSSDVSGSNLVSEVMPVIKPR; from the exons ATGTATCAATCAACAGCCTGGACttatggaatatttttaacTTCATGGTTGTGTTGGTCTTCACTTCTCACCGGAGCACAGAATTCCATCACTCATCCGGAGGAAG TGAAGGCATTGAAGGAAATCAAGAGAAGCTTGATAGATCCAAATAACAATCTGAGAAATTGGAATCGAGGAGATCCATGCACGTCAAATTGGACAGGGATTGTGTGCTCCAATGGGACTTCAAATGATGGATATCGACATGTTCTGAAATT GCAACTTATGAAATTGAAATTGTTAGGAAATTTATCGTCAAAGCTTGGCCGCTTATCAAACCTGACAATATT GCTTCTGAGTGGAAACCAATTAACGGGTCCATTACCTAAAGAGCTTGGTTATCTTCCAAACTTGAACATATTACAAATTGACGAGAACAACATATCAGGACCAATACCCGTCTCATTTGCAAATTTGAACAAAACAGGGCATTT TCACCTGAACAACAATTCAATTAGTGGGCAAATCCCGCCAGAGCTATACAAATTGCCAAGTCTTGTTCACTT GCTTCTTGATAGTAACAATTTATCAGGGTATCTACCACCAGAGCTTTCCAAAATGCCACAATTACAAATACT TCAACTTGATAACAACAACTTCAATGGGACTACAATTCCAGCTTCTTACGGCGATATGTCTCAGTTATTAAAGTT GAGCCTTAGGAACTGCAACTTGCAAGGAGAAATGCCTGATATGAGCAGAGTACCAAAACTTCTTTATCT AGACCTCAGTTCAAACAAGCTAAATGGACCCATTCCTCCAGATAGGCTTTCTGAGAATATTACAACTAT TGGTTTATCAAACAACCATCTTACTGGAGAAATCCCCATCAACTTTTCGGGCCTTCCTCGTCTCCAGAGGCT GTTAATTGCAAACAATTCATTAAGTGGCTCTATTCCATCCAGCATTTGGCAAAATAGGACTTTGAACAAAATGGAAAACCTTACCGT GGAGTTGCAGAACAATGAGCTTTCAAATATTACAGGCAGTACTGATCTACCTCCAAATGTCACTGTCTG GCTTCAAGGGAATCCCTTATGCTCGAATGCAAACCTAGTCCAGTTTTGTGGATCTAAAAGTGAGGGTGAAAGTAAAAGTCAGAGTCCAACAAATAACACTTTGCTTTGCTCTTGTCCACCCTCTTATGAAGATTCCCCCATATCTGATGGTTGTGCCTGTGCTGCCCCTCTCCTTGTTGGATATCGGTTAAAAAGTCCTGGATTCTCAGATTTCCTTCCGTACAGATTTGAGTTTGAGGACTCCTTGACATCTGGTCTAGAATTAGTCCGTCATCAACTGTACATCGATTCATTTGAATGGGAAGAAGGACCACGACTGAAAATGTACTTGAAGCTTTTTCCAGTAGATAATCATTTCAATCACAGTGAGGTCCAGCGACTCGTGACCTTGTTTGAATCATGGAAAATACCTGCTCAACCACCCATCTTTGGACCTTATGAACTTCTGAACCTCATTCTGCTGGACGTTTACAAAGATG CAATTCCCACCCCTCAAAGATCTTCTTTAAGCAAAGGCGCATTGGCTGGCATAGTATTGGGGGCCATTGCAGGTGCAGTAACATTGTCCACAGTTGTTTTTCTTCTGATACTTAGAAGGCATGTGAGGAAAACCAGTGCAATTTCAAGAAAACGTCGTG CATCTAAGGCCTCCATGAAAATTGATGGTGTGAAGTCTTTCACTTATGGAGAATTGGCTACGGCTACAAACAATTTTAACAGCTCCACTGTGACTGGCCAAGGAGGGTATGGAAAAGTTTATAAAGGAATTCTGGTTGATGGTTCAGTAGTGGCCATAAAACGTGCACAAGAGGGATCCTTGCAGGGTGAGAAGGAGTTCTTGACAGAGATAGAATTGTTGTCACGGTTACATCATCGAAACCTTGTGTCTTTAGTTGGATATTGTGACGAAGAATGCGAACAG ATGTTGGTCTATGAGTTTATGTCAAATGGTACTCTACGGGATAACCTTTCTG CCAAGGCTAAACATCCTCTGAATTTTGCTATGAGATTGAGAATTGCCCTGGGTTCAGCTAAGGGCATCCTCTACCTGCATACAGATGCTAATCCTCCGATATTTCACCGAGATATAAAGGCTAGCAATATTTTATTGGACTCTAAGTACACAGCAAAAGTTGCTGATTTTGGACTTTCACGACTTGCCCCAGTTGCAGATGTTGAAGGGACCGTTCCTACTTATGTATCCACAGTTGTGAGGGGAACACCA GGCTACCTAGATCCAGAGTACTTCTTAACTCATAAGCTGACAGACAAAAGTGATGTTTATAGTCTTGGTGTTGTTTTTCTAGAACTCCTGACTGGGATGCAGCCAATCTCACATGGCAAAAACATTGTTAGAGAG GTTAATGTTGCATATCAATCTAGTATGATCTTTTCGATCATTGATGGGCGGATGGGGTCTTATCCTTTTGAAAGTGTAGTGAAGTTTTTTACCTTGGCCCTCAAGTGTTGCCAAGAAGAGACAGATGCACGACCTTCAATGGCCGAGGTGGTTCGAGAACTTGAAAGCATATGCAGTAGGATGCCGGAGGCTGATGCCATAACAGCAGATCACATGTTCACAAATGTGGCAAAAGTTGTGACTCCACCACCATCGTCGTCATCATCCTCTAGAGTGAAGTATCCTTATGTGTCATCAGATGTATCTGGAAGCAACCTTGTTAGTGAAGTCATGCCAGTCATCAAGCctaggtag
- the LOC122291913 gene encoding uncharacterized protein LOC122291913: MKIVAYRPFGQSLILKKQCFEGIERMLLEIQIAITGIHVGGDKNQDNEGANHPRGGRSFMHRQRDQADNSSSNEELEGFVRGNQDGKRASCNNHNFRIKFDLPCFNGHLHGEIFLDWMLEVEKFFYYMQIPQAQQVKLVAYKLSGGASVWWEQMQNNRRRQGKQPVCIWPKMKRLMRA; this comes from the exons ATGAAGATTGTGGCATACAGGCCATTTGGGCAGTCGTTAATTCTCAAGAAGCAATGTTTTGAAGGGATTGAACGCATGTTACTAGAGATTCAAATAGCCATCACAGGCATTCATGTTGGTGGTGACAAGAATCAAGATAATGAGGGTGCAAACCATCCAAGGGGAGGTCGTAGTTTTATGCATCGGCAGAGGGATCAAGCAGACAATTCTTCTAGCAATGAAGAACTGGAAGGTTTTGTCCGTGGGAACCAAGATGGCAAGAGAGCTTCATGCAACAACCACAATTTTAGAATTAAATTTGACTTACCATGCTTCAATGGCCACCTTCATGGTGAGATCTTTCTTGATTGGATGCTTGAGGTGGAGAAGTTTTTTTACTACATGCAAATTCCTCAAGCACAACAAGTAAAATTGGTTGCTTATAAATTGAGTGGTGGTGCCTCGGTCTGGTGGGaacaaatgcaaaacaataGGAGGAGACAAGGCAAACAACCAGTGTGCATATGGCCAAAGATGAAAAGACTGATGAG GGCGTAG